One segment of Fimbriiglobus ruber DNA contains the following:
- a CDS encoding PAS domain-containing hybrid sensor histidine kinase/response regulator: MVKLNAPYEQYETIEECEAILSRMASMMVPAGSDQAGLVAALAALTDVATGGETAAEIEQIKSENRLRQAEARYKALVEQIPAVSFLAPLDGSTSELYVSPQIESLLGFTAEEWLSNPILWFSQLHPDDQDRWQEGFARTINQGEHFKADYRFISKDGRIVWVHGEARVINDDQGRPLFLQGVAFDITESKTAEEKERLKLVNVHLSKARDEALEASKAKSAFLANMSHELRTPLNAIVGFSEMLQEDIADEGHERFLPDLRQIHSSAKHLLGTIGGILDLSKIEAGKMDIFLEPFDVSDLIRDVIGAALPLIEENGNCLEVECADDVGEMHADVTKVRQILFNLISNGAKFTSAGTMTLSAERVHAADGDQLRIKVKDSGIGMSPDQVSKLFRSFSQADVSTTRKYGGTGLGLTITQRFCQMMGGRIDVESEVGRGSTFIVTLPAHVVPLKEEAPAEAEMLSFDVAATLAQVSKTAAAAPAPAPVAALPPAPVPVPAADAVVVIDDDAAAREATAAALADQGWQVLTAATKAEGLALIDRSQPVAVVLDPFLAETDGWEVLTAIKGNPALAHTPVLLSSLTADRGCAFGAADYVTRPLDAGRLTRILARYRGTKAGRRVLVVDPSPANREAVTKVAAREGWAVTETDSGLAALRQVAEAPPELILVDLAMAEMNGFELTRLLGRTQAGKTIPVVVVAAADMTADERRALTGSVERTAQKAAVGRDETLKDLRARVAAAIPIGKAGRPPAATAAGQTAAAAEVQRELDRVKAELNAANAKLEAASKNAAWEAEKAELLAHQEALAAKAEEARRQMREQQQSIELLQAECAEGWAKAESVNDLRAEVERLEATHETGREQDSAAYEQKLAQAAADRQRLAQELEAVRRQSQQHHEDATRLRAEAAAAAARKAEAKAKKKAAQAALQDRTPISTPVPVHTPARASHPTPPPTPASNNDRWFITYRDEEDQVRKLVSTVSGVMTAFDKGLLRNPTEVLASRSKGGPFDPLTNFPEFRDLLPWTAGGAGEDEWGGGFSSATAVAARKSRVVKPAPAAVQPLAPVMPPQRESSSTVTLVITLAVALVTALLVGQYFLMKFWR, from the coding sequence GTGGTCAAGTTGAACGCCCCCTACGAGCAGTACGAGACCATCGAGGAGTGCGAGGCCATCCTCTCGCGGATGGCGAGCATGATGGTCCCGGCCGGCAGCGACCAGGCCGGCTTGGTCGCCGCCCTCGCCGCCTTGACCGACGTCGCGACCGGCGGGGAGACGGCGGCCGAGATCGAGCAGATCAAGTCCGAGAACCGCCTCCGGCAGGCGGAAGCCCGGTACAAGGCGCTGGTCGAGCAGATCCCGGCAGTGAGCTTCCTGGCCCCGCTCGACGGGTCGACCAGCGAACTGTACGTCAGCCCCCAGATCGAATCACTGCTCGGGTTCACCGCCGAGGAGTGGCTGAGCAACCCGATCCTGTGGTTCTCCCAACTCCACCCGGACGACCAGGACCGGTGGCAGGAGGGGTTCGCCCGGACGATCAACCAGGGCGAGCACTTCAAGGCCGACTACCGGTTCATCTCGAAGGACGGGCGGATCGTCTGGGTCCACGGCGAGGCCCGGGTGATCAACGACGACCAGGGCCGCCCGCTGTTCCTCCAGGGGGTCGCGTTCGACATCACGGAAAGTAAGACGGCCGAAGAAAAGGAACGGCTGAAGCTGGTCAACGTCCACCTGTCCAAGGCCCGGGACGAGGCCCTCGAGGCGAGCAAGGCCAAGAGCGCGTTCCTGGCCAACATGAGCCACGAACTGCGGACCCCGCTGAACGCCATCGTCGGGTTCTCCGAAATGCTCCAGGAGGACATCGCGGACGAGGGCCACGAGCGGTTCCTCCCGGACCTCCGGCAGATCCACAGCTCCGCCAAGCACCTCCTCGGGACCATCGGCGGGATCCTGGACCTGTCCAAGATCGAGGCCGGGAAGATGGACATCTTCCTGGAGCCGTTCGACGTGTCCGACCTGATCCGGGACGTGATCGGGGCGGCCCTCCCGCTGATCGAGGAGAACGGGAACTGCCTGGAAGTCGAGTGCGCCGACGACGTCGGCGAGATGCACGCGGACGTGACCAAGGTCCGCCAGATCCTGTTCAACCTGATCAGCAACGGGGCCAAGTTCACGTCCGCCGGGACGATGACACTGTCGGCAGAGCGGGTCCACGCGGCGGACGGGGATCAACTCCGGATCAAGGTGAAGGACTCCGGGATCGGCATGTCCCCGGACCAGGTGTCCAAGCTGTTCCGGAGCTTCTCGCAGGCCGACGTGTCGACCACCCGGAAGTACGGCGGGACCGGCCTGGGGCTGACCATCACCCAGCGGTTCTGCCAGATGATGGGCGGGCGGATCGACGTCGAAAGTGAGGTCGGCCGCGGGTCCACGTTCATCGTCACGCTACCGGCCCACGTCGTTCCTCTGAAGGAGGAAGCGCCGGCCGAGGCGGAAATGCTGTCGTTCGACGTGGCCGCCACCCTGGCTCAAGTGTCCAAGACGGCCGCCGCGGCCCCGGCTCCCGCCCCGGTGGCGGCCCTCCCGCCGGCCCCGGTCCCCGTCCCCGCCGCCGACGCCGTGGTCGTCATCGACGACGACGCCGCGGCCCGGGAGGCGACGGCCGCCGCGCTGGCGGACCAGGGCTGGCAGGTGCTGACCGCCGCGACCAAGGCCGAAGGACTGGCCCTGATCGACCGGTCGCAGCCGGTGGCCGTCGTCCTCGATCCGTTCCTGGCCGAAACCGACGGATGGGAGGTATTGACCGCGATCAAAGGCAACCCCGCGCTGGCCCACACCCCGGTCTTGTTGTCGAGCCTGACCGCCGACCGCGGGTGCGCCTTCGGGGCGGCCGACTACGTGACCCGGCCGCTCGACGCCGGCCGGCTGACCCGCATCCTCGCCCGCTACCGCGGGACCAAGGCGGGCCGCCGGGTGCTGGTCGTCGACCCGTCCCCGGCGAACCGCGAGGCGGTGACCAAGGTGGCCGCCCGGGAGGGGTGGGCGGTGACCGAAACGGACAGCGGCCTGGCCGCCCTCAGGCAAGTCGCCGAGGCGCCGCCGGAGCTGATCCTGGTCGACCTGGCGATGGCCGAGATGAACGGGTTCGAACTAACTCGGCTGCTCGGGCGGACCCAGGCCGGCAAGACGATCCCGGTCGTCGTGGTGGCCGCGGCGGACATGACCGCGGACGAGCGGCGGGCGCTGACCGGGTCCGTCGAGCGGACCGCCCAGAAGGCGGCCGTCGGGCGGGACGAGACGCTCAAGGATCTCCGCGCCCGGGTCGCCGCCGCGATCCCGATCGGGAAGGCGGGCCGGCCGCCGGCCGCCACGGCCGCCGGCCAGACGGCGGCCGCGGCCGAAGTCCAGCGGGAGCTGGACCGGGTCAAGGCCGAGCTGAACGCCGCCAACGCCAAGCTGGAAGCGGCGTCGAAGAACGCCGCGTGGGAGGCGGAGAAGGCCGAGTTGTTGGCGCACCAGGAAGCCCTGGCCGCCAAGGCCGAAGAGGCCCGCCGGCAGATGCGCGAGCAGCAGCAGAGCATCGAACTGCTCCAGGCCGAGTGCGCCGAGGGGTGGGCGAAGGCGGAATCGGTCAACGACCTGCGGGCCGAGGTGGAACGGCTCGAAGCGACGCACGAAACGGGCCGCGAGCAGGATTCGGCGGCGTACGAGCAGAAACTCGCCCAGGCGGCGGCCGATCGGCAGAGGCTCGCCCAGGAACTCGAAGCCGTCCGGCGCCAGAGCCAGCAGCACCACGAGGACGCCACCCGGCTGCGGGCGGAAGCCGCGGCCGCGGCCGCCCGGAAGGCCGAAGCGAAGGCTAAGAAGAAAGCCGCCCAGGCGGCCCTCCAGGACCGGACCCCGATCTCCACGCCGGTCCCCGTTCACACCCCGGCCCGCGCGTCCCACCCGACCCCGCCGCCGACCCCCGCCTCCAATAACGACCGGTGGTTCATCACCTACCGGGACGAGGAGGACCAGGTCCGCAAGCTGGTGTCGACCGTTTCGGGCGTGATGACGGCGTTCGACAAGGGGCTGCTACGGAACCCGACCGAGGTGCTGGCCAGCCGGTCGAAGGGCGGTCCGTTCGACCCGCTGACCAACTTCCCCGAATTCCGCGACCTCCTGCCGTGGACCGCCGGGGGCGCTGGCGAAGACGAGTGGGGCGGCGGGTTCTCGTCGGCTACCGCGGTGGCGGCCCGGAAGTCGCGGGTGGTCAAACCCGCTCCCGCCGCCGTCCAACCGTTGGCTCCGGTCATGCCGCCGCAGCGGGAATCGAGTTCGACGGTGACGCTGGTGATCACCCTGGCGGTCGCCCTCGTAACGGCTCTGCTCGTCGGCCAGTACTTCCTGATGAAATTCTGGCGGTAA
- a CDS encoding protein kinase domain-containing protein has protein sequence MTAPLSPTDTFFLRSRTVRAAALSEPTARWFRENGRPGEGLVAALARKGILKAVAPRIVEVCCRNLLPLPPLEILATPDGQTWLVANLVSRSSVTPPTVPIAQPDAFGVALTFGDDASYAPWTDADSSSQNGLRTAGHYLLGTTLGIGVGSIVRSGVSVYGGPQYAVKIIPVNRLDRQAVVDRLLWGSEVASRLQLASILHYHETGWEAGKAYLVLPLRRNSVHDLCLRQKFSQIEATEVCYQAAQVLALVHAAGQVHGNIKPSNVLIGSESIEFADLSAPAEALDPGYVASPEARQADVQNLLSVYGSLLASSASTSMFREFLVTRFSTVGELVEALEPMREALQDRYRTNRATQRRS, from the coding sequence ATGACCGCGCCCTTGTCCCCGACTGACACGTTCTTCCTCCGGTCGCGTACCGTGCGCGCGGCGGCTCTGTCCGAGCCGACCGCACGGTGGTTCCGCGAGAACGGGCGGCCGGGAGAAGGTTTGGTCGCTGCGCTCGCGCGGAAAGGAATTCTGAAAGCGGTCGCCCCCCGGATCGTCGAGGTTTGCTGCCGGAACCTGCTGCCGTTGCCGCCATTGGAAATCCTGGCAACTCCGGACGGCCAAACGTGGCTGGTCGCAAACCTGGTCAGCCGCTCGTCCGTTACGCCGCCCACCGTTCCCATCGCCCAGCCCGACGCGTTCGGGGTCGCGCTGACGTTCGGCGACGACGCCTCCTACGCCCCCTGGACCGACGCGGACTCGTCCTCGCAAAACGGCCTCCGGACCGCCGGGCATTACCTGCTCGGAACCACCCTGGGGATCGGCGTGGGGAGTATCGTCCGCAGTGGGGTGAGCGTCTACGGTGGCCCGCAATACGCCGTCAAGATTATTCCCGTAAACCGACTGGACCGGCAGGCGGTCGTAGACCGCCTGCTGTGGGGGAGCGAGGTCGCGAGCCGCCTACAGCTCGCGTCGATCTTGCACTACCACGAAACAGGCTGGGAAGCCGGAAAAGCGTACCTTGTCCTCCCGCTGCGGCGGAATTCGGTTCACGACCTTTGCCTCCGACAAAAATTCTCGCAGATCGAGGCGACCGAGGTGTGCTACCAGGCCGCACAGGTATTGGCGCTCGTTCACGCAGCGGGGCAAGTCCACGGGAACATCAAACCGAGCAACGTGCTCATCGGTTCCGAGTCCATCGAGTTCGCCGACCTGAGTGCGCCGGCGGAAGCCCTCGACCCGGGGTACGTTGCCAGCCCCGAAGCCCGGCAAGCGGACGTCCAAAACCTGTTGAGTGTATACGGATCGTTACTGGCCAGCTCGGCCTCCACGAGCATGTTCCGGGAGTTCCTCGTCACGAGGTTCTCAACGGTCGGCGAATTGGTGGAAGCCTTGGAACCGATGCGTGAGGCTTTGCAGGACCGATACCGGACTAACAGAGCCACGCAACGGCGAAGCTGA